A region from the Misgurnus anguillicaudatus chromosome 7, ASM2758022v2, whole genome shotgun sequence genome encodes:
- the myct1b gene encoding myc target protein 1 homolog, which produces MASNETYTIWEILKPIDFDELILAFCLSILMGLLIGILIFLLLTWMSRRRASIRITRRQNQQSDSKSSQNQLCHLSHYKRYGFDKNSEGVGRTVLNVQRQMSVDPNEILGRSPSFQNATFRPPKKAKKTSGESEDDNQEALIPNITDPFSTVPAESFWLGKGSLRGFLPKQNPPPAYDSIIHIFQESTT; this is translated from the exons ATGGCTTCAAATGAGACATATACAATATGGGAAATATTAAAACCTATTGATTTTG ATGAGCTCATCCTGGCATTCTGCTTGTCCATACTGATGGGTCTGCTCATAGGAATCTTGATTTTCCTCCTCCTAACATGGATGTCAAGACGCAGGGCTTCGATCCGGATCACCAGACGCCAAAACCAGCAGTCGGATTCTAAAAGCTCACAAAATCAGCTCTGTCATCTCAGTCACTACAAGAGATACGGCTTTGACAAGAACAGCGAAGGTGTGGGTAGAACCGTATTAAACGTCCAGAGACAGATGTCCGTAGACCCTAACGAAATATTGGGCAGAAGCCCCAGTTTCCAAAACGCAACTTTTCGTCCACCCAAAAAGGCGAAGAAGACCAGTGGGGAAAGTGAAGATGATAACCAGGAGGCACTGATTCCAAACATCACAGATCCTTTTAGTACAGTACCAGCAGAATCCTTTTGGTTGGGTAAGGGAAGTCTAAGAGGTTTTCTACCCAAACAGAACCCACCGCCTGCATATGACAGCATCATTCACATCTTTCAAGAGAGCACTACCTAA